From the Acidicapsa ligni genome, one window contains:
- the rocF gene encoding arginase — MSYPIEIPVTQGPFTQSPLTPGSSTQGPSGERIVQAYSSRRPLQSFPARRIRVLGVPLDLGASRRGVDMGPSAVRVAGLEARLEALGHQVTDGGNIRVEIAETQSIGAANARFIQQIAETCVRTAEAVVQSLEAGESPLVLGGDHSLAAGSVSGVAEFYRRQNQKIGVIWMDAHSDINTPETSPSGNVHGMPLAALVGLDPDSGLGPLSQIFGYSPKIAPENTVIVGARDIDAAERENIRRAGIAEVYTMRDIDERGMRAVMEEALEVASRGTAGYHISLDMDWIDPEDAPGVGTPVRGGATYREAHLAMEIIADHGRLLSFEIVEVNPVIDDRNRTADLAVELACSVFGKKIL, encoded by the coding sequence ATGTCCTACCCGATCGAAATACCGGTAACACAGGGTCCATTCACACAGAGCCCATTAACTCCCGGCTCATCCACACAGGGCCCATCCGGCGAACGGATTGTCCAGGCTTATTCCTCACGCCGCCCGCTCCAATCTTTTCCTGCGCGTAGAATCCGCGTGCTGGGTGTGCCGCTCGACCTTGGAGCCAGCCGTCGCGGGGTCGATATGGGTCCGTCTGCGGTTCGCGTTGCGGGTCTTGAAGCGCGCCTCGAAGCCCTGGGCCACCAAGTCACCGACGGGGGCAATATCCGCGTTGAAATCGCCGAAACCCAGAGCATCGGTGCTGCTAACGCTCGCTTTATCCAGCAGATAGCAGAAACCTGTGTGCGTACTGCAGAGGCGGTTGTCCAAAGCCTTGAAGCGGGAGAATCGCCGCTTGTGCTGGGAGGGGATCACTCCCTTGCCGCAGGATCTGTTTCGGGGGTAGCCGAGTTCTATCGCCGCCAGAACCAGAAGATCGGCGTGATCTGGATGGATGCTCACTCTGACATCAATACTCCGGAAACTTCGCCTTCCGGCAATGTTCATGGAATGCCGCTCGCAGCGCTGGTGGGCCTTGACCCGGATTCAGGGCTGGGGCCGCTTAGCCAGATTTTTGGCTACAGTCCCAAAATCGCGCCGGAGAATACGGTGATTGTCGGTGCGCGGGACATTGATGCCGCCGAGCGTGAAAATATCCGCCGCGCTGGTATTGCAGAGGTTTACACGATGCGCGACATTGACGAGCGTGGGATGCGTGCAGTGATGGAAGAGGCGCTGGAAGTCGCCAGCCGAGGCACTGCGGGTTATCACATCTCGCTCGACATGGATTGGATCGATCCGGAGGACGCGCCGGGCGTTGGTACTCCTGTGCGAGGCGGAGCTACGTACCGAGAAGCCCATCTGGCCATGGAAATCATTGCCGATCACGGTCGCCTGCTCAGCTTTGAAATCGTCGAGGTGAATCCTGTAATCGATGATCGCAATCGCACCGCCGATCTTGCTGTGGAACTGGCATGTAGCGTTTTCGGCAAAAAGATTCTTTGA
- a CDS encoding D-alanine--D-alanine ligase family protein, with product MAKKLRVGILFGGRSGEHEVSLLSAASILKAIDRKKFEVVPIGISKTGRWLTEGNAAALLEGAAIEVLPADAAEAAGPSDAVAALVPDAASLGTGRLDVVFPVLHGTFGEDGTIQGLFELADIAYVGSGVLGSSAGMDKDVMKRLFSQAKLPIVKHVTVLRSEWEKSPRKTVTFIESALKYPLFVKPANLGSSVGISKAHDRKELGPALKLAARFDRKIVIEQGVTGSGKSRTTSKARELEVAVLGNDDPKASVVGEIIPDKEFYDYEAKYLSDGSVPVIPAKLTAAESKQIRAMAVEAFRACDLAGLARVDFLMEPDGKRRIYLNEVNTLPGFTAISMYPKLWQATGLGYSDLITTLIELALERHNERSRTSFTFEASK from the coding sequence ATGGCAAAGAAACTGCGCGTAGGCATTCTCTTCGGTGGCCGCAGCGGCGAGCATGAAGTATCTCTTCTCTCCGCAGCCTCAATTCTCAAAGCAATCGACCGTAAAAAATTCGAGGTTGTGCCTATCGGCATATCCAAGACGGGCCGCTGGCTCACGGAGGGCAATGCTGCGGCTTTGCTTGAAGGCGCGGCTATCGAGGTGTTGCCTGCTGACGCGGCTGAAGCAGCAGGGCCTTCCGACGCTGTGGCGGCGCTTGTTCCTGACGCTGCCAGCCTCGGAACGGGTCGCCTTGACGTGGTTTTTCCTGTTCTTCATGGAACATTTGGTGAGGATGGCACGATCCAGGGGCTTTTTGAACTTGCGGACATTGCTTACGTCGGCTCCGGGGTTCTTGGCTCCTCGGCGGGTATGGACAAGGATGTGATGAAGCGTCTCTTTTCCCAGGCGAAGTTGCCGATCGTCAAGCATGTGACAGTTCTGCGTTCGGAGTGGGAAAAATCTCCCCGCAAGACTGTTACGTTTATCGAGTCGGCGCTTAAATATCCGCTTTTTGTGAAGCCGGCAAATCTCGGCTCCTCGGTTGGTATCAGCAAGGCTCACGATCGCAAGGAGCTCGGCCCGGCTCTGAAGCTGGCTGCGAGATTTGACCGCAAGATCGTCATCGAGCAGGGGGTTACCGGCAGCGGCAAATCCCGTACCACCAGCAAGGCGCGCGAACTCGAAGTTGCTGTCCTGGGCAACGACGATCCAAAGGCCAGCGTGGTCGGCGAAATCATTCCGGACAAAGAGTTCTATGATTACGAGGCCAAGTATCTCAGCGACGGCTCTGTGCCGGTTATCCCCGCGAAGCTTACGGCGGCGGAGTCCAAGCAGATTCGCGCCATGGCTGTCGAAGCTTTTCGCGCCTGCGATCTTGCTGGTCTTGCCCGCGTTGATTTCCTTATGGAGCCGGATGGCAAGCGTCGCATCTATCTTAATGAAGTGAATACGCTGCCTGGGTTCACCGCCATCAGCATGTACCCCAAGTTGTGGCAGGCGACTGGCCTCGGCTACTCCGACCTGATCACAACGCTTATCGAATTGGCCCTGGAACGCCACAATGAGCGCAGCCGGACCAGCTTCACTTTCGAGGCATCGAAATAG